The Pseudomonas sp. LFM046 region TGACGCCACGCTTAACACGAGCCATGAGTAGTTTCCTCTAGAATCTTGACCGATTAACGAACGCGCAGCATGCGCTCTACTTTGCGAACGTCAGACGGATGCACCAGGATGCAGCCGCGCAGCTGACGCTTACGCTTGGTAGTCATTTTGGTCAGGATGTGGCTCTTGAAAGCGTGCTTGTGCTTGAAGCCGGAAGCGGTCTTCTTGAAGCGCTTCGCAGCACCGCTCTTGGTT contains the following coding sequences:
- the rpmI gene encoding 50S ribosomal protein L35, which encodes MPKMKTKSGAAKRFKKTASGFKHKHAFKSHILTKMTTKRKRQLRGCILVHPSDVRKVERMLRVR